Proteins encoded together in one Planctopirus ephydatiae window:
- a CDS encoding RNA polymerase sigma factor, with amino-acid sequence MPVAEATAENEQVSADWALDWVDVRRVQQGDSAAYRPVVERHQLAVTRLMSRFTRDPAVVEELVQTVFVEAWRQIHNFRGEAPFVHWLTVIGTRTGYRFWKQQSKQRQRHARLEALPEPVAREDNSEAAHDAATKVHMVLSTLPPRDRLVLTLLHLEERSLKEISVLTGWSLAMVKVQAFRARQKLARVLERATS; translated from the coding sequence ATGCCAGTTGCAGAAGCTACTGCTGAAAATGAGCAGGTCTCGGCGGATTGGGCTCTGGATTGGGTGGATGTGAGACGGGTGCAGCAGGGAGATTCAGCCGCCTATCGGCCTGTTGTCGAGAGACATCAATTGGCTGTGACGCGATTAATGAGCCGCTTTACTCGCGACCCGGCAGTGGTTGAAGAACTCGTTCAGACAGTGTTTGTCGAAGCGTGGCGACAGATTCATAACTTTCGTGGCGAAGCTCCTTTTGTTCATTGGCTGACTGTGATTGGCACCCGGACTGGGTACCGTTTCTGGAAGCAGCAGTCCAAACAGAGGCAACGCCATGCCCGCCTGGAGGCTTTACCAGAGCCCGTCGCCCGGGAAGACAACTCAGAGGCTGCCCACGATGCCGCAACCAAAGTCCACATGGTGCTATCCACCTTGCCACCACGTGATCGGCTGGTGCTGACTCTATTGCATCTGGAAGAGCGTTCGCTGAAGGAAATCTCTGTGCTGACAGGATGGTCTCTGGCCATGGTCAAGGTGCAGGCATTCCGAGCACGCCAAAAACTGGCCAGGGTGCTGGAGAGGGCCACGTCATGA
- a CDS encoding DUF4332 domain-containing protein produces MSLLFSVLFAYKCKNTHHKLALDALKYLEIPNAEKWSDLFLTRIDQYLDGSKAPDDKFKDFQNHVLHVRDHEWGGAIKTAQIWYEKSVTAFRQKDWSQGVYSAGVLSHYVTDPFQPFHTGQSEAETIVHRAAEWTIACSYDQLRLLLDQELGGVPAKSIPQGGEWLPEIIRQGAQFANQSYELAISHYSLAIGSKKPVEGYDETGKRAIARILGETIRGYALVLGECLKESGVTPPASPVTIYGVLAAMTVPIFAVTKKMANASERAAVLAIAKEVEKTGRCEKTLSADEKVVREAYAAEVCKIPVETFGQESVALAGSKHAGSKHAGSKHAGSKHAEALKVVAEQTKPQEKTKSQEVAEKPPAKPLSQPVIHADPPILVPPPPPAANRVQPQAQVSPTSGKVQAVSESAAGRMVQDHESPFYLSMSLPLEKAPSIGPKTAEKFTSAGIRTVGEFLNAEPHELAKKLSQKSLDAVTLYEWQCQARLCCEIPKFRGYMAQILTAIGIQTKEEFVEAEIETLWDLVENFLTTPEAERLLRGSQPPEIEDLRQWQARAKAPVRENSNQSQAA; encoded by the coding sequence ATGTCCCTCTTGTTTTCAGTCCTCTTTGCCTACAAGTGCAAGAACACGCACCATAAACTGGCTCTTGATGCGCTGAAGTATCTTGAAATTCCAAACGCAGAGAAATGGAGTGATCTGTTTTTGACGCGGATCGATCAGTATCTCGATGGATCGAAAGCTCCCGACGACAAATTTAAAGACTTTCAGAATCATGTGCTGCATGTGCGGGATCACGAGTGGGGCGGTGCGATCAAGACGGCACAAATCTGGTACGAAAAGTCAGTGACAGCCTTTCGCCAGAAGGATTGGTCACAAGGTGTCTATAGTGCGGGTGTCCTCAGTCATTACGTAACCGATCCGTTTCAACCATTCCATACGGGGCAGTCTGAGGCTGAGACGATTGTTCACCGGGCCGCCGAGTGGACCATTGCCTGCTCTTACGATCAATTGCGGCTCTTGCTCGACCAGGAACTGGGGGGTGTACCAGCGAAGAGTATCCCTCAGGGGGGCGAGTGGCTGCCTGAGATCATTCGTCAGGGTGCACAATTCGCTAATCAGTCGTATGAATTAGCCATCTCGCATTACTCGCTGGCGATTGGTTCCAAGAAACCGGTTGAAGGTTATGACGAAACCGGCAAGCGAGCTATCGCCCGCATCCTTGGAGAAACGATTCGCGGGTACGCACTGGTGCTGGGGGAATGCCTCAAGGAATCGGGAGTGACACCACCTGCGAGTCCCGTCACAATCTATGGCGTGCTGGCTGCCATGACAGTTCCGATTTTTGCTGTGACTAAGAAAATGGCCAATGCCAGTGAGCGAGCTGCTGTGCTGGCCATTGCGAAGGAAGTCGAAAAAACTGGCCGCTGTGAGAAAACGCTTTCGGCTGATGAGAAGGTCGTTCGCGAAGCCTACGCGGCAGAAGTTTGCAAAATTCCTGTTGAGACATTTGGGCAGGAATCGGTGGCGCTAGCCGGATCGAAGCATGCTGGATCGAAGCATGCTGGATCGAAACATGCTGGATCGAAACATGCAGAGGCCCTGAAAGTCGTGGCAGAACAAACCAAGCCACAAGAAAAGACGAAATCTCAGGAAGTTGCTGAAAAGCCACCTGCGAAACCTCTATCACAACCTGTCATCCATGCCGATCCACCCATTCTGGTTCCACCACCACCACCTGCGGCGAATCGTGTTCAACCTCAGGCTCAAGTTTCGCCAACATCAGGAAAAGTTCAGGCAGTTTCAGAATCAGCTGCCGGGCGAATGGTTCAAGATCATGAGTCACCATTCTATCTGTCCATGAGTCTGCCGCTGGAAAAGGCACCTTCGATTGGGCCAAAAACAGCGGAAAAATTCACGAGTGCAGGGATTCGGACGGTGGGTGAGTTTCTAAATGCCGAACCTCATGAACTTGCGAAAAAGCTGAGTCAGAAATCTCTCGATGCTGTCACTCTTTACGAATGGCAGTGTCAGGCCCGGCTCTGCTGCGAGATCCCGAAATTCCGGGGCTATATGGCTCAGATTCTGACCGCCATTGGAATTCAGACGAAAGAAGAATTTGTCGAAGCAGAGATCGAAACACTCTGGGATCTTGTAGAAAACTTTTTGACCACCCCTGAAGCCGAGAGGCTCCTACGCGGTTCGCAGCCGCCGGAAATTGAGGATCTGCGACAGTGGCAAGCTCGTGCGAAGGCTCCCGTCAGAGAGAACTCGAACCAATCTCAGGCGGCCTGA
- a CDS encoding gamma carbonic anhydrase family protein has translation MFQPPEVPFPQIHWDFSAITENPKIDPTVWIAPGATLYGRVSVGARSSIWFGAVVRGDHERIDIGEDSNLQDGAILHVDPHSPCKIGNRVSLGHRALVHGATVEDDVLIGISANVLSRAVIGRGAFIAAGALVLEETIVPPGTLWAGVPARQIREVSPELAWRIERTWKHYANNSVAHRAAQKQGVRFAQ, from the coding sequence ATGTTCCAGCCCCCTGAAGTCCCTTTTCCACAAATTCACTGGGATTTTTCGGCAATTACCGAGAATCCAAAGATTGACCCCACCGTGTGGATTGCCCCGGGGGCAACACTTTATGGCCGGGTTTCTGTGGGGGCACGCAGTTCCATCTGGTTTGGAGCCGTCGTGCGCGGCGACCACGAACGCATCGACATTGGGGAAGACAGCAATCTGCAGGATGGAGCCATTTTGCATGTGGATCCACATTCTCCCTGTAAAATCGGAAACCGGGTTTCACTGGGGCATCGCGCTTTGGTGCATGGGGCCACTGTGGAAGACGATGTCCTCATTGGTATCAGTGCGAACGTGTTGAGTCGGGCTGTCATCGGACGGGGGGCCTTCATTGCGGCTGGCGCCCTGGTGCTTGAAGAAACGATTGTGCCCCCTGGGACTCTCTGGGCCGGAGTTCCCGCACGGCAGATCCGTGAAGTGTCTCCGGAACTTGCCTGGAGGATTGAACGAACATGGAAGCACTATGCCAATAATTCTGTTGCTCACCGGGCAGCCCAGAAGCAAGGGGTTCGCTTCGCTCAATAA
- a CDS encoding DEAD/DEAH box helicase, giving the protein MTELPADIETTTTFADLNISPPILSAVTASGYVNPTPIQARTIPLLIEGRDVLGMAQTGTGKTAAFAIPMLQAIDLSSSATQVLILAPTRELAMQVAEAFEKYAANLKGLRVAAIYGGQDYQLQFRQLNRGAHVIVGTPGRVMDHIRRGSLKLDSLKGLVLDEADEMLRMGFAEDVEWILEQTPSQRQIALFSATMPDSIRRIAQKHLKNPAEITIKRRTATAETIRQRYITVPPFQKEAVLARILETEPIDAVIIFVKTKSTTVPLAEFLGSQGYRTAALSSDVPQAQRERIVEHLKSGRLDIVIATDVAARGLDVQRITHVINFDLPSDSESYVHRIGRTGRAGRQGDTILFLHPRERFQLRRIEQVTRQPIEPMQVPAAAQVNERRIERFKSKIKTALDHRDLEAFSGIIESLQKESDTPIEQIAAALAVLAAGDAPLLVKDDIRDFNSIETRNREPAPGRGNPRLARAQDAERSMRPRGREAGREERAPRSEGRSFRPMETFRIQVGQIHQVKPANIVGAIANETGLDSSCIGRIEIYDNYSTVDLLAGMPDDVFHSLKAVEVLGQQLNISRATEHPANEEFSARKSKGRFDSKRNLKPNQQRS; this is encoded by the coding sequence ATGACTGAATTGCCCGCTGACATCGAAACCACCACGACTTTTGCTGATTTGAACATCAGCCCGCCGATTCTCTCGGCTGTCACTGCCTCCGGATATGTGAATCCGACTCCCATTCAGGCTCGGACGATTCCGCTGTTGATCGAGGGCCGAGATGTCCTTGGTATGGCTCAAACCGGGACTGGCAAAACGGCAGCCTTTGCCATCCCGATGCTCCAGGCCATTGATCTCTCGTCATCGGCCACGCAAGTGCTCATCCTTGCACCCACCCGAGAGTTGGCGATGCAGGTGGCTGAAGCCTTTGAAAAATATGCTGCCAATCTCAAAGGTCTGCGTGTCGCCGCCATCTATGGTGGTCAGGATTACCAACTTCAGTTTCGCCAGTTGAACCGTGGTGCGCATGTCATTGTGGGCACACCTGGCCGAGTCATGGATCATATTCGTCGCGGCTCCCTCAAGCTCGATTCACTCAAAGGTCTCGTACTTGATGAAGCCGACGAAATGCTGCGCATGGGCTTTGCGGAAGATGTCGAGTGGATTCTCGAACAGACTCCTTCTCAGCGTCAGATTGCACTCTTCAGTGCTACCATGCCCGATTCGATCCGTCGCATTGCCCAGAAACACCTGAAGAATCCCGCCGAGATCACGATCAAGCGTCGTACGGCGACTGCCGAAACGATTCGCCAGCGGTATATCACCGTGCCACCGTTCCAGAAGGAAGCAGTTCTCGCCCGCATTCTCGAAACCGAACCCATCGACGCGGTCATTATCTTCGTCAAAACCAAGAGCACGACGGTTCCATTGGCTGAGTTTCTCGGCAGCCAGGGCTATCGAACAGCTGCCCTTTCGAGCGATGTTCCTCAAGCTCAACGCGAGCGCATTGTGGAGCATCTCAAGTCCGGCCGGCTGGATATCGTCATTGCCACAGATGTGGCTGCCCGCGGACTCGACGTCCAGCGCATCACGCACGTCATTAACTTCGATCTCCCTTCGGATAGCGAAAGCTATGTGCACCGCATTGGCCGAACAGGTCGTGCGGGTCGTCAGGGCGATACCATTCTGTTCCTGCATCCCCGCGAACGTTTCCAACTCCGCCGCATCGAACAAGTGACTCGCCAGCCCATTGAACCGATGCAGGTGCCTGCTGCTGCCCAGGTCAATGAGCGACGCATTGAACGTTTCAAATCCAAAATCAAGACAGCACTCGATCACCGAGATCTGGAAGCGTTCTCTGGTATCATTGAAAGTCTGCAGAAAGAATCCGACACGCCGATTGAGCAGATTGCCGCTGCCCTGGCTGTGCTGGCAGCGGGCGATGCACCGTTGCTGGTGAAGGACGACATCCGGGATTTCAACTCGATTGAAACTCGAAATCGTGAACCAGCACCCGGGCGTGGCAATCCGCGCTTGGCACGTGCTCAGGATGCCGAGCGCAGCATGCGACCTCGTGGGCGTGAAGCGGGACGCGAAGAACGTGCTCCCCGTTCCGAAGGTCGCTCCTTCCGCCCGATGGAAACCTTCCGCATTCAGGTCGGGCAGATCCATCAGGTCAAGCCTGCGAACATCGTGGGTGCCATTGCCAACGAAACGGGTCTCGACAGTTCATGCATTGGACGGATCGAGATTTACGATAACTACAGCACTGTCGATCTGCTGGCAGGTATGCCAGACGACGTGTTCCACTCTCTCAAAGCCGTCGAAGTGCTGGGCCAGCAGCTCAACATTTCCCGGGCCACAGAGCACCCTGCCAATGAAGAATTTTCCGCTCGGAAATCCAAAGGACGCTTTGACTCCAAGCGAAATCTGAAGCCTAATCAGCAGCGATCGTAG
- a CDS encoding phosphoglycerate kinase, with translation MAKKTIADVDVQGKAVLMRCDFNVPLDDNLVITDDRRITEALPSIESVLKRGGRVILMSHLGRPEGVDPAADAKYSLKPVAARLKELLGVPVHFASDTVGADAEAKVKALQNNEVLLLENVRFNKGEKKGESSYVNILATFGDIYCNDAFGTCHRSEGSMVGVPHAMGNKPKVCGFLVEKEIKFLSDAISNPARPFVAIVGGKKVDDKINVIKNLLSICDTVLIGGAMAFAFSKAQGGQIGKSYLPNPPEASLALAKELLTIGGEKLQLPVDTHCGDAFKGDCNKMIAKAGQIPENFEGFDIGPETQQKYAEIVKAAKTIVWNGPMGVFEMPPFDAGTRAVAEAIVASDATSIIGGGDSASAIQQFGLADQVTHVSTGGGASLEMLEGKKFAAVELLDDK, from the coding sequence ATGGCCAAAAAGACCATTGCCGATGTCGACGTTCAGGGAAAAGCCGTTCTCATGCGGTGCGATTTCAACGTCCCGCTCGATGACAATCTTGTCATCACCGATGATCGCCGTATTACGGAGGCTCTCCCATCGATTGAATCCGTCCTCAAACGAGGTGGTCGTGTGATTCTCATGAGCCACCTGGGACGCCCGGAAGGTGTCGATCCTGCGGCCGATGCGAAGTACAGCCTCAAACCAGTGGCAGCCCGACTGAAGGAACTGCTGGGAGTTCCCGTTCATTTTGCCAGCGATACCGTGGGTGCCGACGCGGAAGCCAAAGTGAAGGCTCTCCAGAACAATGAAGTTCTGCTCCTCGAAAACGTACGTTTCAACAAAGGCGAGAAGAAAGGCGAAAGCAGTTACGTCAACATTCTCGCCACCTTTGGCGACATCTACTGCAACGACGCTTTTGGCACCTGCCACCGTTCCGAAGGTTCGATGGTCGGTGTCCCCCATGCCATGGGGAACAAACCCAAGGTCTGCGGCTTCCTCGTCGAAAAAGAAATCAAGTTCCTCTCCGATGCCATTTCGAATCCCGCCCGTCCTTTTGTGGCGATTGTCGGTGGGAAAAAGGTCGACGACAAAATCAACGTCATCAAAAACCTGCTCTCGATCTGCGATACGGTGCTGATTGGCGGGGCGATGGCCTTTGCTTTTTCAAAGGCTCAAGGGGGCCAGATTGGCAAGAGCTATCTGCCAAATCCGCCCGAAGCCAGCCTCGCTCTCGCTAAGGAACTGCTGACAATCGGTGGCGAAAAACTGCAACTTCCCGTCGATACCCATTGCGGCGATGCCTTCAAGGGTGACTGCAACAAGATGATCGCCAAAGCCGGCCAGATTCCCGAGAACTTCGAAGGTTTCGACATTGGCCCGGAAACTCAGCAGAAATATGCCGAGATCGTGAAAGCGGCCAAGACGATTGTCTGGAACGGCCCGATGGGTGTCTTTGAAATGCCTCCTTTTGATGCTGGGACTCGAGCGGTCGCCGAGGCGATTGTCGCCAGCGATGCCACCAGCATCATCGGGGGTGGCGACAGCGCTTCTGCCATCCAGCAGTTCGGTCTCGCCGATCAGGTCACGCATGTCAGCACCGGCGGTGGTGCCAGCCTCGAAATGCTTGAAGGCAAAAAGTTCGCTGCTGTCGAACTTCTCGACGACAAGTAG